The region ACATCCGGCTCGGCCGCGACGACGAGAAGCCCGAGTTCTCGGTCGGCGCATGGTTCTCACTGCTGTTCGCCGCGGGCATGGGCATCGGCCTGGTGTTCTACGGCGTCAGCGAGCCGCTCAGCCATTACGTCGATCCGCGGCCCGGGGTCAGCGGCACCCCGGAACAGCTCGCCCAGCAGGCGCTCACGCAGACCTACCTCCACTGGGGAGTGCAGGCGTGGTCGATCTACGTCGTCGTCGGGCTGGGTCTCGCCTACGCGATCCACCGGCGCAACCGGCCCATCTCGATCCGCTGGGCGCTCGAGCCCATCCTCGGCGAGAAGCGGGTGCGGGGGCCCTGGGGACACGCGATCGACGTCGTCGCGCTCGTGGGCACCGTGTTCGGCGTCGCGACCTCGCTCGGGCTCGGCGTCCTGCAGATCAGCGCCGGCCTCGAGTCGGCAGGACTCGGGCGACCGAACGAGTGGATGCAGGTCGCCATCATCGGGGTCATCACCTTCTTCGTGCTCCTCTCGGTGCTCTCCGGCGTGACCAAGGGCATGAAGTGGCTGTCGTCGGCCAACCTCATCCTCGCCGGCCTGCTGCTGCTCTTCGTGCTGGTCTTCGGGCAGACCGAGTTCCTGCTGCGCGAGTGGGTGCAGTCGATCGGCGGGTACATCCAGAACTTCATCGGACTGTCGTTCAACGTCAGCGCGTTCCAGGGTGCCGAGGGCGAGGCGTGGCAGGCGTCGTGGACGTCGTTCTACTGGGGCTGGTGGATCTCGTGGGCGCCGTTCGTCGGCATCTTCATCGCCCGCGTCTCCCGCGGCCGCACGGTGCGCGAGTTCGTGCTCGGCGTGATCATCGTGCCCACCGTGCTGGGGATCCTGTGGTTCGCCATCCTCGGCGGCTCGGCGCTGTTCCTCGAGCTCACCGACCCCGGTTCGATGACCCTGCCCGACGGCACCGTCGACATCGAGGGGTCGATCTTCCAGCTGCTCTCGTACTTCCCGGCGTCCACGGTGCTCACCATCGGCGTGATCCTGCTCGTGTCGGTGTTCTTCGTCACGTCGTCGGACTCGGGCGCGCTGGTGATGGGCATGATCGCCACGGGCGGCGAGCAGGAGCCGGCGAAGTGGATCCGCACGTTCTTCACGTTCGCAACGGCGCTCCTCGCGATCGCCCTGCTGCTGACCGGAGGACTCACCGCGATCCAGACGGCGGCGATCACGATCGCGCTGCCGTTCAGCATCGTGATGCTGCTGATCTGCTGGGCGACGGTGGTGGCGTTCCGGCGCGAGCGCCGCGCGTACGACCGTGCCCGGCGGAGCGCGTTCGTCGAGCGGATCGGCGAGTACTACGGCCTCGAGGTCGAAGAGCCCGACCGGCGCGGCATCCGCTGGCCGCGTCTGGGATCGCGCCGCAGCAGGTGAGGCCGGCAGCGGCCCGCGGAGCCGCTGCCGCCGTCGGTCAGAAGCTGGTCACCAGGTCGCCGAGCACGGCCTCGACCTCGGTCGGGTCGGTGGCGTCGTAGTAGTGCGCACCGGTCGCGCTCGAGATCGACTTCAAGGTGTCGACATCGGCATCGGCTCCGTACGCCAGCGTGAAGATCAGCACGGGCGTCGTGTGGTGCAGCTCGCCCAGGTTCTCGAGCATCTCGTCGGCCCCGATCGTCGGGGCGTTCGGGGCGTCGTTCTCGCCGTCGCTGAGCAGCACGATCGCGTTGATGCGATCGGACGACCATGACTCGGCCTGCTGCGCGGCGAACGTGTCGACCGCCTGATAGAGCGGGGTGTCGCCCATCGAGGTGATGCCGTCGAGCGCCGTGAGGAATCCGTCGCGCGACGACTCGATGTCGGAGACCTCCGACAGCGTGCCCGGCACCATCGCGCCGTCGGGCGCCTGCGCGAAGGCGGCGAGGCCGACCTGGTCGCCGGTGGTGAAGTGGTCGAGCGCCAGCGCTATGGCGTCCTGCGCCGCGGTCAGCTTCGTGTCGGAGGCCGAGATCTTCTCGTCCATCGAGCCGGAGACATCAACGAGGAACAGCACGTTCGCGCGCTTGCGCACGTCGGGGAACGAGGCGTGCACGGCCGTGACCACGTCGGCGGCCGGGAGCGCGAGGGTCGCCGTCGGCGACTGCGCCAGGTTGCCGACCTCGGCGACGTCGCCCGAGAGCATGCCGTTGAGGTCGCGGTACCCCGCCGCGCGCACGGCCTCCTGGCCCTGTGCGGTTCGCAGGAACCGCACGAAGTCGGCAGCGGCCTCGGACTCGACCGGGTCGATCCAGTCGCCGGTCAGGCGCATCGCGGGGTTGTCGGCGGCGAAGTATCCGTCGACGGGGTAGATGGGCACGAGCTGCTCCGCGGGCGGTTCGCCTTCGACGCGCGTGATCCCGTCGCGGCTGGTGATGCCGCGGTTGTAGTCCCAGACGGACTTCTCGTCGACGATCACCGCAGAGAGGAAGTCGGCCGATGAGCCGCCGGTGTCCTCAGCCTGTCGGGCGTGCCAGAGGAAGTGCTCGGGTGTCGCCATGTAGTGGCTGGTCGCGAGCTCGTGCTCGCGGACCTCGTCTTCGATCGCGGGGTCCTCGACCTGTGCGGCGGTGAGGGTCGCGACATCGCCCGCCGATGCTCCGAACGAGACGAACATCGCCGCCTCACCTGAGGTCGCCATGAGCGGGCTGGTCTTGCCGAGCTTGAATGCGCCCCACTCGGGGTGGCCGAGGTTGTTCCACAGATCGGCATCCGCCGCCGCGTCGAACACCTCCGCCCAGGTCGGGGGCTCGGCATCCCAGCCGATGGCGGCGGCGAGCGGCTCGGGCATGGCCAGCACGACGTTCGACACGCCGGTGCTCACGCCGTCGGCGCGCAGCGACGTCGCGCCCTCGTCGGCGGCGACGTCGAGCCAGGTGGTGGCGTCGGGGAGCCAGATCTCAGGCTTCGCATCATCGGCGAGGCTCGGGAAGCCCGCGGCGACGAGCGAGGCGGCGAGTCCCGACTTCTCCTTCGACGCGCTCACCGTGACGCACGATCCGGCAACGTTGCGCGGCGAAGCGTTGTAGGCCGCGGCGAGGGACTCGACCATGCCGGCGTTCTCGAACGACGACAGCACCGACACGTCGGTGCAGGGTTCGCTTCCGGCGGTCGCGGCAGGCTCGTCGTCGGCGAACTCGATGAGCTCCACCGCATCGGGGGTCTCGGCGTCGGCGGGCGATTCCGAGACGAGCGCGTCGTCGGCGAGGGCCGAGACCACGAGCGTGCCGACGGTGCCGATCGCGCCCACGAGAACGATGATCGCGAGGGTGCTGGTCCACATCACGACGATGCGCCGACGGCGACGTCGTCGCCGGCGTCGCTCCTCGATCGCGCTCGACTGCTGGATCATGCGGGCGGGCCTTCCGGGTATCCGCGTACGCGTGAGAATCCGGCGCGGCGGAGCCGCCGGACTCCCGGTACGAAGCGGGTGTCAGGTGGGGGGAACCTGATGCCGGACGGGCCCGGCGATCCTGAGCCTAATGCGCGCGGGCGCGCGGCCGCGACCCCTATCGGCTCCGACCAGGGATTCCCGGTGTTCTCGAAGCTCGGAGCGGGTTCGGCGTCACGGGCCGGCGGTGTTCAGCATCCCGATGATCACGGCTGTCCACCAGGCGAGCTGCGACAAGCCGGCGCTCCACACGCACCAGACCTGCACGTGGCGCGGCAGCCGCGAGAACCGCGCGTCGCCCGGCAGGCGCCGCAGTTCGAAGGTCAGCTTGGTGAGCGCGATGCCGTTCATCGCGGCCACGAGCACCGCGCCCATCTTGAGGGCGGTGAGCGGCACGCCCAGATCGGGCTCCAGGAACGCGCCGGTGCCGAAGAGGCCCACGATCCCGAGCCAGGCGAGCGGGGTGACCGAGTGCTCCGTGCGGAGGAAGTCGCCGAGGCTGCGCGATCCGCGCGCCCACAGCATCCCCTTCGCCTCGAGAAGCACGGCGGCGCCGAGACCCACGATCACCGCGGCGAGATGCCCGAACAGGGCGACGTAGTGGAGCCACCCGGGCGGCACGATCTGCGAACCCATCCACATCGACAGGAGCCACGCGATGCTCACTGCCCAGTAGGCGACGGCGCGCCGATGCCGGGTGACGCGGCGGCGCTCGATGAGGGGGGATGTCACGGGTGCGGGCCTTCTGCGGGGGTTTCGGGCGTCGAGTGGTGCACCCCCCGCCAGAAGGCTATCCGATGACCGGTGCGCCCCCGCGCCCGGCCCGAGGGCTCACTCCCGGCGGTGGGCGGGAAGCTTCACCATGAGCAGCAGAACCAGGCCGACGGCGAGCACGATGACGATGCCGAGGATGCCGAAGTGCGTGGCGCCGAACCAGCCGATGAACAGCGACCACAGCAGCGGCGAGAGGAAGCTCATCACGCGTCCGGTGGTCGCGTACAGACCGAAGATCTCGCCCTGCATCTCGGCGGGGGCGAGGCGTGCGAGGAGCGAACGGCTCGACGCCTGGGCGGGCCCGACCGCGGCCGACAGCACGATGCCCCCGATCCAGAAGATCGTCTTGCCCTCCTCGCGGAAGGCGAACACGAACAGGGCGCTCACGATGAGGATGCCGAGGGCCCAGACGATCACGTTGCGGGCGCCGAACCGGTCGTCGAGGCGTCCGGCGATGATGGTCGAGACGCCCGCGACGAGGTTCAGCGCGATTCCGAAGACGATCACCTCGGTCGGCGAGAATCCGAACGAGACGGCGGCGAGCACGCCTCCGAACGCGAAGACGCCGGCGAGACCGTCGCGGTAGACGGCGCTCGCGATGAGGAACCAGGCGGTCGGCCGATCGTTCCGGAAGAGCGCGGCGACGTCCTTGACGAGCACGACGTAGCCCTCGAAGAAGCCGACCTTCGGCCGGTCGAGGTGCGGCGGCGCCTCGGGCACGTTCAGCACGAAGGGGATGGCAAACACGACAGTCCACACCGCGGCGCCGAGGGCGATCAGCCGGTACGCCAGGCCGCCCGATACGTCGAGGCCGAACCACTCGACGGCGTTGAGCGCCACGACCACGACGAGTGCGAGGATGCCGCCGATGTAGCCGAGGCCCCAGCCGAGGCCGCTCACCCGGCCGACGGTCTTCGGGGTCGACACCTGCCAGAGCATCGCGTTGTAGTTGACGCCTGCGATCTCGGAGGCGACCGAGCCGAGGGCGACGACGATGGCACCGAACCAGAAGTACATCGGCTCGGCGTAGACGAAGAACAGGGCGAACTGCAGGAGGGCGAGCGCCGCGGTGCCGCCGATCACCCAGCGCTTCTTCGTGCCCGCGGCGTCGGCGCGCTGGCCGAGCACGGGGGCGAGGAGGAGCACCAGGATGCCTGCGGCGAACGTCACCCACCCGTACCACTCGGTGAGGTCGGACAGCCCGCCGCAGTACTCCGTCGCGGCGTCCGCTGCGCGGGAGCAGACCATCTCGCCGTCGGCGTTCTGCGCGGCGATCGCCGGCGGGAGGAAGCTGTCGGAGACGAGGTACAGCGACACGAAGACGAACGTGAGGATGACCGAGTTGAACGGCTGGGTCGCCCAGTCCCAGAGCGCCCACGAGACGACCTGTCTGCGCGTGGGCGCGGGAGCGTGATCGGCATCGGTCGCGGGGACGGGCTGATCGGGTGACGCCATGCTCGCCATGCTGGATCCCTTCGGTGAACGGCCGGTGTCGGCATCCGTTCGGCGACGCTTCGTCGCGACGCCTCGTCAGGCTACTGCCTGATCGTCGCGCGCAGACGCAGAACTCATTCGGGGCGGGTGATTGGCGTCGTCCCGGCTTCTGCGACTCTGCACGCATGACCGAGCCGTCCGCGCCCGATGCGAGCGACGCGCCCTTCAACGGGCGCCTCGCGATCCTCCTCGCCATGGCGATGTTCGTCCTCGTCGTCGACACGTCGATCATGAACGTGTCGATCTCGGCGGTGGTGCACGACCTCGGCACGACGGCGAGCGGAGTACAGGGCGCGATCGCGCTGGAGGCGCTGGTGTCGGCGGCGTTCATCCTCATCGGCGGCAAGGCGGGCGACCTCATCGGCCGCAAGCTCGCCTACATCCTGGGCCTGTGCGGCTACGCGGTCGGCGCGATCGCGATGACGCTCTCGCAGGGGCTGACGTCGGTGATCGTCTTCTGGGCTGTCATCGGCGGCATCGGCGCATCCCTCCTCCTCCCGTCGATGCAGTCGCTCATCCACGGCAACTTCGCCGGCGCCCACCAGAAGCGCGTCTATGCCCTCGTCGGCGCCTCGGCCGCGATCGCCGCCGCGGTCGGGCCGCTCCTCGGCGGATTCATCACGACATTCCTGTCCTGGCGCATCGGGTTCCTCCTCGAGGCGGTGATCATCGGGGTGGTGCTGCTGGGCATCGGCCTGGTGAAGGATGTGCCGTACACGGGCGACCGGTCGATCGACCTCGTCGGCGCGCTGTTCTCGGTCGTGGGCATGGGCGGCGTCGTGCTCGGCATCCTCATCTGGCAGGAGGGCGGCGGCTACGTCGGCCTGGTGATCGGAATCGGCGCGGCGGCGCTCGCCGCGCTGGCCGTCTGGCTGCGCTCGCGGAAGCGTCGCGGGAAGCCGGTGCTGCTGGATCCTGCACTGTTCGCGTCGCGGCGGTTCCGCGCCGGGGTGAGCGGTCAGCTCCTGCAGCAGATCGCCCTCGGCGGCACCATGATCGTGCTGCCTCTGTACCTGCAGATGGTGCTCGAGTACAACGCGCTGTGGGCGGGCATCTCGATCGCGCCGCTGTCGCTGTCGATGTTCGCGGTCGCCGTGCTCGCCGGTCGCCGGGCGAAGGGCCGGCCGGCGAACCTCATCCTGGCGGGGTTCATCGCGACGACCCTCGGACTGGTCGTGCTCGTGCCGATCGTGCCGCTCGCCGATTCGGGCTGGTGGCTGACGATCCCGCTCATCGTCTCGGGGTCGGGACTGGGGCTGCTCGTCTCGCAGCTCAACAACTACACGCTGTCTCCGATCTCCGACGAGCGGGTGAGCGAAGCCGCGGGCGTCAACTCGGCGGCGGGATCGTTCGGGCTCTCGTTCGGGCTCGCCTTCGCCGGGGCGATCATGCTCGCGACGCTGGCGCTGTCGTTCACCTCTCTCGCGGCATCCAGCACCGTGCTCGACGCCGAGCAGCAGGTTCAGGTGTCGACGGCACTGGAGGAGGACGCGCAGCTGATGTCGAACACGCTCCTCGACGAGATGCTCGCCGACGAGCCGGAGGACGTCGCCGACGAGGTCGTGCGCATCAACACCGAGGCCCGGCCGATCGCCCTGCAGGTCGCGCTGCTGATCCCGATCCTCGCCGGTGTGCTCGGCATCCTGAACGGGTTGCGGATGCGGCGCCTGCCCGACACGAAGCCGAACGCCGCGGCCGAGGGCATGCTGCTCGGCTGACGCCGGCCCTCAGCGATGGTCAGCGCGGGGTGTAGGTCGACCGCGCGTCGATCAGCCCGAGCTCCTGGGCGCGGGCGATCGCCTCGTCGCGCGAGGTGGCGCCCAGCTTGCGATACACGTGGGCCAGATGGGTCTTCACGGTGTTGAGCGAGACGAAGCAGCGGGCTGCGAGCTCGCTGTTGGACAGGCGGCTCGGCAGATAGGCCAGGAGCTCCAGCTCCCGACGCGTCAGGCTCACCTCGATGGCCGCGGTCTCGCGCGAGCCCGCCGCGGGCGAGGTCGACAGCACCGTGCGCGCGAACTCGCCCTGCGCGCCCGACAGGCGGGCGACGAGATCCATGACTACGGCGCCGGCGAAGTGGAACGGCTGCACGAGTCCCTCCGGTTCGGCCATCGCCAGTGCCGAGCGCAGTCGTGCCGCGCCGGCGGCCCGGTCGTCCGCAGCGTGGGCGATCCACGCGCGGGCGATCTGCCGGAGGACGGCTGCCGTGGGAGTCTCGTCAGCATCGCCGGGGACGGCGGTGAGGCGCCTCTCGGCGGATGCGGTCTCGCCGCGCTGGAGCAGCGAGGCGACCTCCTCGAAGACGAGGGCGTCCCAGGGCGCATCCCGGGCGGTCGAGATCAGGGCCGGGTGCCCGCTCTCGCGCTGCCGGCGATAGCCGATGGCGCGCATGCCCGCGCGGGCGATCGGCGGGGGCGCTCCGTCGGGGGGGCGCGCGGCGAGGGTCATCCCCTCCGGCTCGATCATCCGTGCCAGCACGTGCGCGACCCACACGAGCTGGTGGCGGGCGTTGGCCTGTGCGCGCACGTGGCCTTCGTGCAGCGCCAGTGCGCCCAGATCCGGCGTGCCGCGCTGCAGCGCGGTGGCCGCGCGGGCGAGATAGGCGTCCGACACCGCCGCATGTCCGAGCAGGCCCAGGTCGCTTGCGACCATCAGCGCCTCGTCCGAGGCCTCGACCGCCTCCGTCAGGTTGCCGGCCCAGGCGGCGGTGAGCGCCAAGGATCCGAGCGCATGGATGCGGTAGAAGCCGTACGCCGCGGCGTCGAGGTCGAGTGCGGCGCTCAGCACCGAACGCGATCGCGTCAGGTCGCCGGCGAAGAAGTGCGCCCTGCCTTCCGCCAGCCGGGCGAGCAGGATGAGGAGCGAGCGGGAGCCGAAATGCGCCGCCGTCTCGGCGTGCCACTCGGCGGTCGCCTCGAGGAGTGAGCCGGCGAGGCGGCTCTGCGCGAGGTAGACCTCGGGGTGGGGCAGGAACTGCACGCAGGAGGCGAGCTGCACCTGGGCGACGGCGCGGAGTTCGGGCGGGAGCTGTGGCGAGTCGAGGAGCGACCGCAGCAGATCCTCGGCCAGTGCCGCACGACCGGACATGCGCTCGGCGATCGCATACAGCAGGTCGACCTCGATCCGCGCTCGCCGTGTCGCCGCGGGTACACGCGACAGCCACCGGGCGACGGTGTGCGACTCGCCGCGCTCGTAGAGCTCCCTGCTGCGCGGGAGGATCTCGTCGATGGCCGCGTTCCACTGGCTCGCCGAGATGAGGCAGTCGATCGCGGCGTCCGACTCGTCATGCGCCTTGTGCCACGCCGCTGCGGCGCGTGCCAAGCGCCCCTCGTCGAGCTCGTGCGAGGCGCGCAGCCGCAGCAGCAGGACGCTTCGGAAGAGGTGATGGAAGCGGAAGCGGCCGAGACCCCCCGGCACGGCGATCACGAACATCGAATCGCGGACCAGATCGCTCAGGAAGCGGTCTCCGGCGTCGATGCCGGTCACGTCCTCGATCAGCCCGGGGCTGAGCTCCTCGGCGACGGCGAGCCGGATGAGCACCGAACGCCGTCGCGGCTCCAGACCGTCGAGCATCTCCTCGGCGAGGTAGTCGACGGCGAGGTGCTCCTCGTCGACCGGCGCGCTCGCCGGGTCGCGCAAGGCGAGCGCGCACAATTGCACCCCCGCCGCCCACCCCTCGGTCTGCTCCTGGATCCGAGCGATGTGCGCGGGATCGGGCGCCTCGCGCGTGATGCGCGCGAGCACCTTCGCCGTCGTCTCCGCGTCGAACGCCAGGTCGCCCTGCCGGATCTCGAGGATGCCGTGGTGCAGGCGGTGGCGGTTCGCGTTCATCCGCAGATCGACGCGGGAGGAGAAGACGAAATGCGTGTTGCCCGGAAGCAGGTCGGCGAGGTTCCACAGGTCGGACACCAGCACCGCATCGGTCACGCGATGCAGGTCGTCGAAGATGATCACAGTACGGCCATCGGCCTGCGCGAAGTGTGTCGCCAGCGCCTCCATCGCCGATTCGCCGAGCCCGCGCTGGCTGGGGGTGAGGACCAGCGAGGGCGTGCCTGCGTGCTCCGTCGCGCCGATCGCACGCAGGAACCTCCGCAGGAACCGCGCCGGGTCCTCGTCGGCGCTGCTCATGTCGAGCCAGATCACACGCGTCGCGCGGAGCCCTGCCGCCCACTGCGAGAGGAGCACGCTCTTGCCCGAGCCCGCGGGGGCCACGACGAGGGTCAGCGGAGCTGTGAGGGCATGATCGAGGCGCGCGCACAGATCGCGCCGCTCGACGGCGTGCGGAGGGTGTGTCGGTGCGAACTCCATCGTGACCGCCTCCCGCCCGATGCCGGATCTGGCGGAATCATCCCACAGGTGTGACGTGGAGGCGACCGCCACACCCGAGCATTCGTGCACGGAGTCTTCACGCACCGAGGGGGGTGATCCGCATCGGCGCACCACACGTCGTGGAAGTGCTCGTCCGCGGGCGCGCGGGCCCCTCTCTCGTGGCGGCGCTCGAGGGGTTCGCCGTGACGACGGAACCCGGAGGCGACACCAGGGTCACCGGCTCGGTCACCGACCAGTCGATGCTCCTCGGACTGCTCCAGCTGTTCAGCGATCTCGGACACGAGGTCATATCGGTGAACCCCGTCGACGACGGGCCGACGAAGGAGAAATGACGATGACCCTGTGGGATTGGCTTCTGTGGTTCTTCTGGATCTACATCTTCATCGCATACCTGATGATCCTGTTCCAGATCTTCGGCGACATCTTCCGCGATCACGACCTCAACGGATGGCTGAAGGCGCTGTGGATCATCTTCCTGATCGTCGCCCCCTTCTTGGGAGCGCTGATCTACCTCGTCGTCCGTGGACGGAGCATGGGCGAACGCTCGATGGCCAAGATGCGCTCGATGCAGGCGGACCAGGATGCCTACATCAGGGCGACGGCCGGCAGCGGCGCGTCCGCGGCGGATGAGATCGCCAAGGCCCGCGACCTCCTCCAGTCGGGCGCGATCAGCCAGGCGGACTACGACCGCCTCAAGGCGAAGGCGCTCGGGTAGCACGAGCCGCCGGCGCACCGCGGCATCCTGCTTCGACAGCTCCGACCACGTACTGGTCGGAGCTGTCGGCGTGCGCGGCCCAGCGGATACGCTCGCGGGCACAGGACGATCGGGAGCATATGGATCACGACCAGCAACCGGAGCACGACGAGGATCGCGCCGAGCGGCTGGCGCCCGGTGACCCGCGGGGGCGTCACGAACGTCGCCGAGCGCGCATCGCCGAGGCGGGCGGCGAAGACGGCCTGGTCGCGTACTTCAAGGAGCGCGTCTACGCCACCTTCACCGGACTCGCGATCGTGCTCGTCGTCGCCGGCAAGCATCCTGAGCCGCAGCACGCCTTCCTCGCGCTCGTCTTCGGCGTGTTGGGCATCGTGGTGGCGGGCTTCGTCTCGGAGATCGTCGGGCACCTCGTGGTGCACGGAGGCTTCTCATCGCGGGCAGAGCTGATCGTGCCGCTGCGGGTGGCCTCGGCCGCTCTCGGCACCGTCGTCCTGCCGGCGGCGCTCGTCGGAGCCGCGTGGCTCGGCTGGATCGAGATCGATGCGGCTTTGCGGATCGCCTCGTGGATCTACATCGGCACGCTCGTCGTCATCGGCCTGCTGGTCGTGCGGGGTGCACGGCTGCGGTGGTGGCAGACGCTCCTGGCGCTGGGCCTGCTCGTGGCCCTCGCCCTGCTCGTGCTGCTGCTGCAGACCCTCGCGAAATCGGTGTGAACGGTCTCGAATTCGAAAGTTGAGCCTGCTCGTATCAAGTTCATTTGACTTGCTCGGCCGACGGGTCTAACCTTGAGCCATCGCGACTCAATCTCGCGAGCCAACGTCAATTGCACATTCCACACGGAGGAGAAACACATGGCACGTGCAGTCGGAATCGACCTCGGTACGACCAACTCGGTCGTCAGCGTCCTCGAGGGCGGCGAGCCCAAGGTCATCGCCAACGCCGAGGGCTTCCGCACGACCCCCTCGGTCGTCGCTTTCACGAAGGACGGCGAGGTGCTCGTCGGTGAGACCGCCAAGCGCCAGGCCGTCACGAACGTCGACCGCACCGTCGCGTCGGTCAAGCGCCACGTCGGCACGACGTGGGGCTTCGACGTCGACGGCAAGAAGTGGACGCCGCAGGAGATCTCGGCCCGCATTCTCCAGAAGCTCAAGCGCGACGCGGAACAGTACCTCGGCGACACGGTGACGGATGCCGTCATCACCGTCCCGGCGTACTTCAACGACGCCGAGCGTCAGGCCACCAAGGAGGCCGGCGAGATCGCGGGCCTCAACGTGCTCCGCATCATCAACGAGCCCACCGCCGCGGCACTCGCGTACGGCCTCGACAAGGGCAAGGAAGATGAGCTCATCCTCGTCTTCGACCTCGGTGGCGGTACGTTCGACGTCTCGCTCCTCGAGGTGGGCAAGGACGACGACTTCTCGACCATCCAGGTGCGCTCGACCGCCGGTGACAACCGCCTCGGCGGCGACGACTGGGACCAGCGCCTCGTCGACCACCTGATCAAGCAGTTCAAGGACACCACCGGCGTCGACGTCTCGGGCGACAAGATCGCGCTGCAGCGACTCAAGGAGGCCGCGGAGCAGGCGAAGAAGGAGCTGTCGAGCTCGACGAGCACCAGCATCAACCTGCCGTACCTCTCGCTCACCGATTCGGGCCCCGTGTCGCTGTCCGAGACCATCACGCGCGCCAAGTTCGAGGACCTCACCAAGGACCTGCTCGACCGCACCAAGAAGCCGTTCGAGGACGTCATCCGCGAAGCCGGCATCAAGGTCGGCGACATCGACCACGTCGTGCTCGTCGGCGGCTCGACCCGCATGCCCGCCGTCTCCGACCTCGTGCAGCGCGAAGCCGGCAAGGAGCCCAACAAGGGCGTCAACCCCGATGAGGTCGTCGCCGTCGGCGCGGCCCTCCAGGCCGGCGTCCTCAAGGGCGAGCGCAAGGATGTCCTGCTCATCGACGTGACCCCCCTGAGCCTCGGCATCGAGACCAAGGGCGGCATCATGACGAAGCTCATCGAGCGCAACACGGCCATCCCCACCAAGCGCAGCGAGACCTTCACCACCGCTGACGACAACCAGCCGTCGGTGGCCATCCAGGTGTTCCAGGGCGAGCGCGACTTCACCCGCGACAACAAGCCGCTGGGCACGTTCGAGCTCACCGGCATCGCGCCGGCGCCTCGCGGCATCCCGCAGGTCGAGGTCACCTTCGACATCGACGCGAACGGCATCGTCCACGTCTCGGCGAAGGACAAGGGCACCGGCAAGGAGCAGTCGATGACGATCACCGGCGGCTCGTCGCTGCCGAAGGAAGACATCGAGCGCATGGTGCGCGAGGCCGAGGAGCACGCCGCCGAAGACAAGAAGCGCCGCGAGTCGGCCGAGGTGCGCAACCAGGCCGAGACGCTCTCGTACTCGATCGAGAAGCTCATCAAGGAGAACGACGACAAGCTGCCCGAAGACGTGAAGACCGAGGTTCAGGCCGACGTCGACGCTCTGAAGACGGCGCTCGCGGGCGAGGACGACGACGCCGTGAAGGCGGCGTTCGACAAGCTCAACGCGTCGCAGGGCAAGCTCGGCGAGGCGATCTACTCGGCCGGTCAGGCGGAGCAGTCGACGGATGCCGCGGGCGAGCAGCCCGCCGGCGACGCCGGTGAGAGCGCCTCGGACGAAGACGTCGTCGACGCCGAGGTCATCGACGACGAGGACGAGAAGAAGTAACCATGGCCGACAAGGACTTCGAAGAGCCGCAGGGCGACGAGGTCCGGCCTGAGGGTGAGGGGTCGGAGGAGCAGTCCTCCGGCCCCGCCCCGCAGGGCGGAGAGCCGGCCGAGGGCGACGAGCTCACGGTCGACGACATCCTCGGCGCCGAGCAGAACGCCGATGCCGCGGCCGAAGACGCCGTGCTCGCCGACCTCGAGTCGGCCCTGCTGACCGACCTCAAGCGCCTGCAGGCGGAGTACGCCAACTACCGGCGTCGCACCGAGGAGCAGCGCGAGGTCGAAATCGAGCGCGCCAAGGGCGCCGTCGCCAAGGGCCTGCT is a window of Microbacterium terrae DNA encoding:
- a CDS encoding BCCT family transporter; protein product: MSESSTPGPADAEAVATHDQASIDTAPAAPQQPVRTSIERWVFWPAAAVILAFSAFAIIAPAAAETMFDAIQSTIVNAFNWYYVLIAALFVAFAFTMGFSRFGDIRLGRDDEKPEFSVGAWFSLLFAAGMGIGLVFYGVSEPLSHYVDPRPGVSGTPEQLAQQALTQTYLHWGVQAWSIYVVVGLGLAYAIHRRNRPISIRWALEPILGEKRVRGPWGHAIDVVALVGTVFGVATSLGLGVLQISAGLESAGLGRPNEWMQVAIIGVITFFVLLSVLSGVTKGMKWLSSANLILAGLLLLFVLVFGQTEFLLREWVQSIGGYIQNFIGLSFNVSAFQGAEGEAWQASWTSFYWGWWISWAPFVGIFIARVSRGRTVREFVLGVIIVPTVLGILWFAILGGSALFLELTDPGSMTLPDGTVDIEGSIFQLLSYFPASTVLTIGVILLVSVFFVTSSDSGALVMGMIATGGEQEPAKWIRTFFTFATALLAIALLLTGGLTAIQTAAITIALPFSIVMLLICWATVVAFRRERRAYDRARRSAFVERIGEYYGLEVEEPDRRGIRWPRLGSRRSR
- a CDS encoding vWA domain-containing protein — translated: MIQQSSAIEERRRRRRRRRRIVVMWTSTLAIIVLVGAIGTVGTLVVSALADDALVSESPADAETPDAVELIEFADDEPAATAGSEPCTDVSVLSSFENAGMVESLAAAYNASPRNVAGSCVTVSASKEKSGLAASLVAAGFPSLADDAKPEIWLPDATTWLDVAADEGATSLRADGVSTGVSNVVLAMPEPLAAAIGWDAEPPTWAEVFDAAADADLWNNLGHPEWGAFKLGKTSPLMATSGEAAMFVSFGASAGDVATLTAAQVEDPAIEDEVREHELATSHYMATPEHFLWHARQAEDTGGSSADFLSAVIVDEKSVWDYNRGITSRDGITRVEGEPPAEQLVPIYPVDGYFAADNPAMRLTGDWIDPVESEAAADFVRFLRTAQGQEAVRAAGYRDLNGMLSGDVAEVGNLAQSPTATLALPAADVVTAVHASFPDVRKRANVLFLVDVSGSMDEKISASDTKLTAAQDAIALALDHFTTGDQVGLAAFAQAPDGAMVPGTLSEVSDIESSRDGFLTALDGITSMGDTPLYQAVDTFAAQQAESWSSDRINAIVLLSDGENDAPNAPTIGADEMLENLGELHHTTPVLIFTLAYGADADVDTLKSISSATGAHYYDATDPTEVEAVLGDLVTSF
- a CDS encoding MFS transporter gives rise to the protein MASPDQPVPATDADHAPAPTRRQVVSWALWDWATQPFNSVILTFVFVSLYLVSDSFLPPAIAAQNADGEMVCSRAADAATEYCGGLSDLTEWYGWVTFAAGILVLLLAPVLGQRADAAGTKKRWVIGGTAALALLQFALFFVYAEPMYFWFGAIVVALGSVASEIAGVNYNAMLWQVSTPKTVGRVSGLGWGLGYIGGILALVVVVALNAVEWFGLDVSGGLAYRLIALGAAVWTVVFAIPFVLNVPEAPPHLDRPKVGFFEGYVVLVKDVAALFRNDRPTAWFLIASAVYRDGLAGVFAFGGVLAAVSFGFSPTEVIVFGIALNLVAGVSTIIAGRLDDRFGARNVIVWALGILIVSALFVFAFREEGKTIFWIGGIVLSAAVGPAQASSRSLLARLAPAEMQGEIFGLYATTGRVMSFLSPLLWSLFIGWFGATHFGILGIVIVLAVGLVLLLMVKLPAHRRE
- a CDS encoding MFS transporter, whose product is MTEPSAPDASDAPFNGRLAILLAMAMFVLVVDTSIMNVSISAVVHDLGTTASGVQGAIALEALVSAAFILIGGKAGDLIGRKLAYILGLCGYAVGAIAMTLSQGLTSVIVFWAVIGGIGASLLLPSMQSLIHGNFAGAHQKRVYALVGASAAIAAAVGPLLGGFITTFLSWRIGFLLEAVIIGVVLLGIGLVKDVPYTGDRSIDLVGALFSVVGMGGVVLGILIWQEGGGYVGLVIGIGAAALAALAVWLRSRKRRGKPVLLDPALFASRRFRAGVSGQLLQQIALGGTMIVLPLYLQMVLEYNALWAGISIAPLSLSMFAVAVLAGRRAKGRPANLILAGFIATTLGLVVLVPIVPLADSGWWLTIPLIVSGSGLGLLVSQLNNYTLSPISDERVSEAAGVNSAAGSFGLSFGLAFAGAIMLATLALSFTSLAASSTVLDAEQQVQVSTALEEDAQLMSNTLLDEMLADEPEDVADEVVRINTEARPIALQVALLIPILAGVLGILNGLRMRRLPDTKPNAAAEGMLLG